In one window of Halomarina pelagica DNA:
- a CDS encoding universal stress protein gives MYDRILFPTDGSEGADEALDYALSLAELSDATVHVLYVADTNRDSLAVLGGEVVDALEEEGERVVSEVVETAEARGVGVVGEVVQGEPHPSILDYAEREGVDLIVMATHGRRGLDRYLLGSVTEKIVRTASVPVLTVRMDEAD, from the coding sequence ATGTACGACCGGATTCTCTTCCCGACCGACGGGAGCGAGGGGGCGGACGAGGCGCTCGACTACGCGCTCTCGCTCGCAGAGCTGTCCGACGCGACGGTCCACGTACTGTACGTCGCCGACACGAACCGCGACAGCCTGGCGGTCCTCGGCGGCGAGGTGGTCGACGCCCTCGAGGAGGAGGGCGAGCGCGTCGTGAGCGAGGTGGTCGAGACCGCCGAGGCGCGCGGCGTGGGTGTCGTCGGCGAGGTGGTGCAGGGCGAGCCCCACCCGTCGATCCTCGACTACGCCGAGCGCGAGGGCGTCGACCTTATCGTGATGGCGACCCACGGACGGCGCGGACTCGACCGCTACCTCCTCGGGAGCGTCACCGAGAAGATCGTCCGGACGGCGTCCGTGCCCGTGCTGACGGTTCGAATGGACGAGGCCGACTGA
- a CDS encoding Cdc6/Cdc18 family protein, with product MNFEERILRRQRTDGDARLVRDGDAVNPLAHLDEPVGRGPVLERLLDAVAPVFEGELPADSYLWGPAGSGKSALVTALVEHLSRLVGGGGRAIYTTTRGGSTGPSLAVRYVDARTANSAFGLHYAVLDALSDDAIPRGGVRTDALRERLAEWLSRRNRRVLLVVDHVGEPETYPASFVTDQFAPLADAVATVCVGRDPPAEGEWEPAQVVEVPAYDRHALEDVLTTRVSRGLSPRALRHEQLARIASWADGNAYDALCALFCAVDAAVTAGADRVSDEHVDAGMAAVPRDGVPLGRVLALSDARRTVLRHLVTLDADQRTSVGATAEAIAADPEVSLSVGTVTRVLYELAETGILDRVTVEADSGRGRPPSRLEPRFSTLAFRRLYDAA from the coding sequence ATGAACTTCGAGGAACGCATCCTCAGGCGACAGCGAACCGACGGCGACGCCCGACTCGTGCGCGACGGCGACGCGGTGAACCCGCTCGCGCACCTCGACGAACCGGTCGGGCGCGGCCCCGTCCTCGAGCGACTGCTCGACGCGGTCGCCCCCGTCTTCGAGGGCGAACTCCCGGCCGACAGCTACCTCTGGGGGCCGGCGGGGAGCGGGAAGTCGGCGCTCGTCACCGCGCTCGTCGAACACCTCTCGCGGCTCGTCGGGGGGGGCGGCCGGGCGATCTACACCACGACCCGTGGCGGATCGACCGGGCCGTCGCTCGCCGTTCGCTACGTGGACGCACGGACGGCCAACAGCGCGTTCGGACTCCACTACGCCGTGCTCGACGCGCTCTCCGACGACGCCATCCCGCGCGGCGGGGTCCGCACCGACGCGCTGCGGGAGCGCCTCGCCGAGTGGCTCTCCCGGCGGAACCGGCGCGTCCTGCTCGTCGTCGACCACGTCGGGGAGCCCGAGACGTATCCGGCGTCGTTCGTGACCGACCAGTTCGCCCCGCTCGCTGACGCGGTGGCGACCGTCTGCGTCGGACGCGACCCGCCCGCCGAGGGCGAGTGGGAACCCGCGCAGGTCGTCGAAGTGCCGGCGTACGACCGGCACGCGCTGGAGGACGTGCTGACGACGCGCGTCTCCCGCGGGCTCTCCCCCCGGGCGCTCCGCCACGAACAGCTCGCCCGGATCGCGTCCTGGGCCGACGGGAACGCCTACGACGCCCTCTGCGCGCTGTTCTGCGCGGTCGACGCCGCGGTGACGGCGGGCGCGGACCGCGTCTCCGACGAACACGTGGACGCGGGGATGGCGGCGGTCCCCCGCGACGGCGTCCCCCTCGGGCGCGTCCTCGCGCTCTCCGACGCCCGCCGGACCGTCCTGCGACACCTGGTGACCCTCGACGCCGACCAGCGCACCTCGGTGGGGGCGACCGCGGAGGCGATCGCGGCCGACCCCGAGGTCTCGCTCTCGGTCGGGACCGTCACGCGCGTGCTGTACGAACTCGCCGAGACGGGGATCCTCGATCGGGTCACGGTCGAGGCAGACTCGGGGCGGGGACGACCCCCGAGCCGCCTCGAACCGCGGTTCTCGACGCTCGCCTTCCGGCGGCTGTACGACGCGGCGTGA